A genomic stretch from Candidatus Aminicenantes bacterium includes:
- a CDS encoding DEAD/DEAH box helicase has product MRFEELGLHPRLQQAIADRGYTDATEVQERTLAVTLRGGDAAVQSQTGTGKTAAFLITIYESLLRSEGKRGRALIIAPTRELAVQIEGEALRLGKNLGFDAVAIYGGVGYEIQEKSLRHGVDIVVGTPGRLLDMDQKKTLDLHAFDILVIDEADRLFDMGFLPDLRRIARRLPPPGVRQSMLFSATLDRAARSIATVYLNEAVYIELSSVRIPVDAITQELYQVKSHLKLNLLLGILAAEKPHNALIFTNMKYEAERLARKLERNGFKARHISGDLPQAKRLRVMEDFQSGKFPILVATDVAARGLHIDALDLVVNYDLPQESENYVHRIGRTGRAGATGKAVSFACEKFLENLYPIERYIGGMIPEKRATASMYAIDRSVGIPEAPRERSGGRGRDRSGGGQGRQGGGGGRPPRSGDGRRGPRLDSAVPPPSAPFVAPSV; this is encoded by the coding sequence ATGCGATTTGAAGAACTCGGCCTCCATCCGCGCCTGCAGCAAGCCATTGCGGACAGGGGCTACACCGATGCGACCGAGGTCCAGGAACGGACCTTGGCCGTGACCCTGCGCGGCGGCGACGCCGCCGTGCAGTCGCAGACCGGGACGGGCAAAACCGCCGCCTTTCTGATCACCATTTACGAAAGCCTCCTGCGGTCGGAGGGCAAACGGGGCCGGGCCCTGATCATCGCCCCGACCCGCGAGCTGGCCGTCCAGATCGAGGGCGAAGCGCTCCGCCTCGGCAAGAACCTGGGCTTCGATGCCGTCGCCATCTACGGCGGCGTCGGTTACGAAATCCAGGAAAAGAGCCTCCGTCACGGCGTCGACATCGTCGTCGGGACGCCCGGCCGCCTGCTCGACATGGACCAGAAGAAGACGCTGGACCTGCACGCCTTCGACATTCTGGTCATCGACGAAGCCGACCGGCTGTTCGACATGGGCTTCCTGCCCGATCTGCGTCGGATCGCCCGCCGCCTACCGCCCCCCGGCGTCCGCCAGAGCATGCTTTTCAGCGCCACCCTCGACCGCGCCGCCCGCAGCATCGCCACGGTCTACCTCAACGAAGCGGTCTACATCGAGCTTTCTTCGGTGCGGATCCCGGTCGATGCCATCACCCAGGAGCTGTACCAGGTCAAGAGCCATCTCAAGCTCAACCTCCTGCTCGGCATCCTGGCCGCCGAAAAGCCGCACAATGCCCTGATCTTCACCAATATGAAGTACGAGGCGGAGCGCCTGGCCCGCAAGCTGGAGCGCAACGGCTTCAAGGCCCGCCACATCAGCGGCGACCTGCCCCAAGCCAAGCGCCTGCGGGTCATGGAGGACTTCCAATCCGGGAAGTTCCCCATTCTGGTGGCGACGGACGTGGCCGCCCGCGGCCTGCATATCGACGCCCTCGATCTGGTCGTCAACTACGACCTGCCCCAGGAGTCCGAGAACTACGTCCACCGTATCGGCCGCACCGGCCGGGCCGGGGCCACGGGCAAGGCCGTCTCCTTCGCCTGCGAGAAGTTCCTGGAGAACCTCTACCCGATCGAGCGCTACATCGGCGGCATGATCCCGGAGAAGCGGGCCACGGCCTCGATGTACGCCATCGACCGCAGCGTGGGCATCCCGGAAGCCCCGCGGGAGCGCTCCGGCGGGCGCGGCCGCGACCGCAGCGGCGGCGGCCAGGGCCGGCAAGGCGGCGGCGGCGGACGCCCGCCCCGTTCCGGTGACGGCCGGCGCGGTCCGCGGCTGGATTCGGCGGTTCCGCCGCCGTCGGCTCCGTTCGTGGCCCCCTCGGTCTGA
- a CDS encoding MaoC family dehydratase, with translation MSDRLSIRALKAQIGKELILSDWLTMTQDRIDAFAACSEDRQWIHVDPERAAAGPLKGTVAHGFLVLSLIPHWLAESSIFQARFRMAVNYGLDRVRFVRPVRPGQRIRLRAVLHEVERKGFFRLLLKIGATVEIEGQAKPALAAEVLGLIVL, from the coding sequence ATGAGCGACCGCCTGTCCATCCGCGCACTCAAGGCCCAGATTGGGAAGGAGCTGATCCTCTCGGACTGGCTGACCATGACCCAAGATCGAATCGACGCCTTCGCCGCCTGCTCCGAGGACCGGCAGTGGATTCATGTGGACCCCGAACGGGCGGCGGCGGGGCCGCTCAAAGGCACGGTCGCGCACGGTTTTTTGGTTCTCTCCCTCATCCCCCACTGGCTCGCGGAAAGCTCGATCTTCCAGGCCCGCTTCCGGATGGCCGTCAACTACGGGCTGGACCGGGTCCGCTTCGTCCGCCCCGTCCGGCCGGGCCAGAGGATCCGCCTGCGGGCGGTCCTGCACGAAGTCGAGCGCAAGGGCTTCTTCCGGCTGCTGCTCAAGATCGGGGCCACGGTCGAGATCGAAGGCCAAGCCAAGCCCGCCCTGGCGGCCGAGGTGCTGGGGTTGATCGTCCTCTGA